A segment of the Hemicordylus capensis ecotype Gifberg chromosome 6, rHemCap1.1.pri, whole genome shotgun sequence genome:
TGCTTTGGTTTCTATCTGTCCATCTTGtactaaaaataaaatggaatgaAAAATCAGATTTCAGGGGTTTTTTGAAAGGAGAAATATCTGCAAATGGGTTAAAAAAAGTTCTAAATAATTACAAAAGTGAGAACTTTGCAATTTAAATACAAATATACTTACAAAATCTTACAGAAGCTATTTACAAAACCTCAAAGCCACATTTTCAACTTTATTGTAAGTTTAGTCCcagcagaagagagggagaaaaaggctCATCCCTCCCTATACCAGCCTTTCCTTTCAGTTCCCCTGCAGGCTAGAGGTGAATATTCCTGTCCAAGAAGACTtaggagagtgattgtgtgaacatttCCTTTACACTCTCTGGCTAGTACAGTAAACAGATGGCACAGTCCTTCTCCTGCTATCGCTAATTGGGGTGTGTGAACTTCACACTGTGGTTTCCCCTTGCTTGCTGTTGGTGAGTCTGGTATAGAACTTCCTCCAAGAATTGAGTGTTTTCCCAGACCAGATCCAGAAGCCTGAAGTGATGCCAACAATTAAGGTCATGAGATACTTGATCATGAAGACAGTGAAGTCAGGGCTCATAGGTGGATGGTGGTGGTTATTGGGACAAGGGATGGCATAGCTCTTGCAGCTCTGAGCAAACCAACTCCTTTCCCACTGTTCCCTAAAAGCTTGCTCATAAAAATAGCAGGCAATTACTATGGTAGCAGGCACCGTGTACAGGACACTGAAAATTCCTATCCTCACCATCAACTTCTCCAGCTTTTCTGTCTTGGTGCCATCATGCTTCATAATGGTCCTAATTCTGAAGAGGGACACAAATCCAGCTAGCAGGAAAGAGGTGCCAATGAACAAGTAAACAAATAAAGGAGCCAGCACAAAGCCCCGCAAGGCATCCACGTTGTTGATGCCCACAAAGCAGACACCACTGAGGACATCCCCGTCCACCTGCCCCAGGGCCAAGATGGTGATGGTCTTGATGGCTGGCACAGCCCACGCGGCCAGGTGGAAGTACTGCGAGTTGGCCTCAATGGCCTCGTGGCCCCACTTCATGCCTGCGGCCAAGAACCAGGTGAGAGAGAGGATCACCCACCAGATGGAGCTGGCCATGCCAAAGAAGTAGAGCATCATGAAGAGGATGGTGCAGCCTTCCCGCTTGGTGCCCTGGGCCACTGTCCGCGAGCCGTCGTCCGAGAAGCGCTCGTTGCAGACCACTTTTTCCTCCAGTAGGAACCCGGCAATGTAGGCCACGGCCACAGCCGTATAGCAGCCCGAGAGGAAGATGATGGGCCTCTCTGGGTAGCTGAAGCGCTTCATGTCCACCAGGTAGGTGAGGACGGTGAAGAGGGTGGAGGCGCAGCAGAGCACCGACCAGATGCCAATCCAGGTGCGCGAGAAGCGCAGCTCCTCCTGCCCAAAGTACATGAGCCCGTAAGGGCGGCCGGGCTCGCAAGGGGTCCCGCAGTCCTTCTCGCCCAGGAAGCGGTAGTTGAGGTAGGAGGGCACCTTGAGCACCCTGGGGCAGGTGAACCTGCCCGCCCGCTCCGCCAGGTGGCTCCCTCCGCCTCCCGCCCCGCCGCCTCCCGCCGCGCCGAGGCCCGGCCGCAGCTGGGGGTTGCTGGTCCAGAACTCGGGCCCCAGCGAGGGCGTGGGCGTGCCGCGCTCGGAGGTGTTCTGGCCCACGCAGAGCTCGCCAGCGCCGTGGACGGGGAACTTCTCGCAGCGCAGCGTGTCGGGCCACTGGAAGCCGAACTTGTTCATGAGCGCCTCGCAGCCCTGGCGCGCCCGCTCGCAGAGGGAGCGGCAGGGAGGCAGCGCCTGCTCCAGCACCGTGCAGACGGGCGCGTACATGGAGCACAGGAAGAACTTGAGCTCGGCCGAGCACTGCACCTTGACCAGCGGGTAGAACTGGTGCACCTCCAGGCCGGCGTCCTCCTGGTTGGTGTGGCCCAGCAAGTTGGGCATGATGGTCTGGTTGTAGGCGATGTCCGTGCACAGCGGGATGGTGATGGGCTGGCAGTAGCCGTGGTCCGGCACCGAGATGCCCCGCTCGCCGttgtactgctgctgctgctgctgctggtgcgcCTGGCCCCGCGCGGGGAGCACCGGCGCCTCCGCCCACAGCAGCAGCGCCACCAGCCGCAGGAGCAGCCGCGGGGAGCGCCGCACGCTGGCCTGGCCGCCCCCCGCCGTCGCCTCGGCCCCGTTGCAAACTTGCCGAGCCCACTTCTCAGCCATACTTCCCCGGCGCCTCCTGCCGCTGCTGTGAGTGGAGGTGCCGCTGCTGCCCTCCGCGCCGCCGCTCTCGCcgccgcttcctcctcctcctcctcctcccttgccagcctgctgcttctgcctAGTCCCTCTCCTGCCAGCTCAAACTTGAGCCTCATGAAGGGGAGAcagcgtggggaggggggagaggacgGGAAGGGGCCACCCCAGCTCGCTCCTCCGCCACGCCGCCAGCGCGCTCTCCTTCTCTGCAGCCCGCCAGGCAGAGCGCAGCTGctctggtagctgctgctgccaccgccgccgccttttCTTCCTCCGCCACCGCTGCCGCCTGACCATTTGTGGCAATccctcaagccctctctccctcgAACCGGTTTCCAGGCGCCCCGCAGTCTGCCTTTCACCAGAAGGGAGGAGCCTTGAAACCGACGCCTAAGTTGTCTGCGTCAGGGACCGTAGCCCAACATCTCTTCCCGCTTCCAAGCGCAGGAGGAGATAGATGTCGTCCGAATCCGATACcgtgcttttctccccccctacCTCCCAACTTCTCCAGGACCCAAGCgcggctgggggggaggggactgaggttgctgtggaggaggaaagaaaaaccTTTCTTTTGCCTTaaaagaagaaagggggaaacCTTGGGAGGAGAATAGCCCCATATGCTGCGAGTGGCTAATGAATAGAAGAGAGCAGACAGTTGCTTTTCAGTTTTACGTTTCAGAATGCTGAGGTGAGGTTCACACTAATAAATTAGAGAAAGGGCGAGAGAAGATAAAGTCCAGAACAGAGGTTTGCTCGTTAAAGTTTGGAGTTCATAACTTTGGAGGGAGCTTTCAGttcaaaataataatcataactgAAAATGATTGTAGAAACATCTTTTGAGGCAGTTTCTTGGCACCCTTCCTGTGGCTCTCCCCAGTCCCGCCCACCCGCAACTAGTTGTAAATTCTAAATaatgatttcatttttttaaaggcacgaACTATGTCACTCACAGCTTCTTTccagaaattaaaatttaaatgacAGTTCTTTTTCCAgaactttaaaaatgcattacTGCGGGGAGCAATGTCAAACTTGGAGATACAGCTTCACAAGAATCCGGAGCAACTTTTAAggccacaatcctatgcacacttactagggagtaagacCTGTTCAAATCAGTGCATCTTGCTTCCAAATAAGCACACACAACTTTCTAAACTAATGTAACAGCATGTTTGGGGTGATTCTGTGCCCAGTAATTTGACTCTTGCATCTTTGTTTACTCTCATTTGGGGGAAGAGGGGTAGAACAGTAAACACCAAATGCAAAATTaagactttttaattttatttatctatcaaatttgtatgctgccccaaagttctgtctctgggtggctcacaacaacattaaaaaagttaaaacacagaaataaaaaccttacaacagtttaaaatcacaattaaatttaaaagctgggtgaaaaggtaggtctttaaagattttttttttaagttgtcagagatgggaaggctctcatCTCAACAGGGACTGCATTCCAGAATCTCAGGGCAGCCGCAGAAAAGGCTTGCCACCGGgtagctgccagacaagctggttacagctgcagacggacctctccggatggTCTCAGTGGGTGATGATGAGGCTcaaagcaaagaagatgttctcttaaatacacagggcctaagctgtttaggactttataggttatacccAGCaccttttgcctggaaacttgtcagcagccagtgtagttctttcaacacagaagtaatatgttctctcctagatggcccagagccacctaatggcacagtggggaaatgacttgactagcaagccagaggctgccggtttgaatccccgctggtatgggaaagacctatattgtgcagcagcgatataggaagatgctgaaaggcatcatctcatactgcgtgggagatggcaatggtaaatccctcctgtattctaccaaagacaaccacagggctctgtggtcgccaggagtcgacactgactcgatggcacactttactttagatgacccagagactaacctggctgccacatgctgtaccaactgcagtttccggactacgtacaaagacagccccgcattgcagtctggaggttacc
Coding sequences within it:
- the FZD1 gene encoding frizzled-1 gives rise to the protein MAEKWARQVCNGAEATAGGGQASVRRSPRLLLRLVALLLWAEAPVLPARGQAHQQQQQQQYNGERGISVPDHGYCQPITIPLCTDIAYNQTIMPNLLGHTNQEDAGLEVHQFYPLVKVQCSAELKFFLCSMYAPVCTVLEQALPPCRSLCERARQGCEALMNKFGFQWPDTLRCEKFPVHGAGELCVGQNTSERGTPTPSLGPEFWTSNPQLRPGLGAAGGGGAGGGGSHLAERAGRFTCPRVLKVPSYLNYRFLGEKDCGTPCEPGRPYGLMYFGQEELRFSRTWIGIWSVLCCASTLFTVLTYLVDMKRFSYPERPIIFLSGCYTAVAVAYIAGFLLEEKVVCNERFSDDGSRTVAQGTKREGCTILFMMLYFFGMASSIWWVILSLTWFLAAGMKWGHEAIEANSQYFHLAAWAVPAIKTITILALGQVDGDVLSGVCFVGINNVDALRGFVLAPLFVYLFIGTSFLLAGFVSLFRIRTIMKHDGTKTEKLEKLMVRIGIFSVLYTVPATIVIACYFYEQAFREQWERSWFAQSCKSYAIPCPNNHHHPPMSPDFTVFMIKYLMTLIVGITSGFWIWSGKTLNSWRKFYTRLTNSKQGETTV